From a region of the Lactuca sativa cultivar Salinas chromosome 4, Lsat_Salinas_v11, whole genome shotgun sequence genome:
- the LOC111886635 gene encoding ras-related protein Rab7, producing the protein MLMSDRMLLKVIVLGDSGVGKTSLMNRYVYNRFNKQYKSTIGADFVTKELHIDEKLVTLQIWDTAGQERFHSLGVAFYRGADCCVLVYDVNIQKTFETLQTWHEEFLKQADPTNPERFPFVLLGNKVDTDGGSSRAVSEKTAREWCAMNGNIPYFETSAKENYNVDDAFLCVAKTAIASEHEHPDVNEMYFERIPTTISETEQERSCAC; encoded by the exons ATGTTGATGTCTGATCGGATGTTGCTCAAGGTCATTGTTCTTGGTGATAGTGG GGTTGGGAAGACATCTTTGATGAATCG ATACGTTTATAACAGGTTCAACAAACAGTACAAGTCGACAATTGGTGCCGATTTTGTGACGAAAGAGTTGCATATTGACGAGAAGCTCGTCACGTTGCAA ATTTGGGACACAGCTGGTCAAGAGAGGTTTCATAGCCTTGGAGTTGCATTTTATAGAGGGGCTGATTGTTGTGTTCTTGTTTACGATGTCAACATTCAGAAAACCTTTGAAACCCTTCAAACATGGCATGAAGAGTTTCTAAAACAGGCAGATCCAACTAACCCTGAAAGATTCCCGTTCGTGTTGCTTGGGAACAAAGTGGACACTGACGGTGGTAGCAGTCGAGCC GTTTCTGAGAAGACAGCAAGAGAGTGGTGTGCCATGAACGGAAACATACCTTACTTTGAGACATCAGCGAAAGAGAATTACAATGTGGATGATGCATTCCTTTGTGTGGCAAAAACAGCTATTGCAAGTGAACATGAACACCCTGATGTGAATGAAAT GTATTTTGAAAGGATCCCCACGACAATTTCTGAAACTGAGCAAGAAAGAAGTTGTGCCTGCTGA